From Caretta caretta isolate rCarCar2 chromosome 9, rCarCar1.hap1, whole genome shotgun sequence, one genomic window encodes:
- the P2RY14 gene encoding P2Y purinoceptor 14: MSNSSVNTSGNNCTYNSTVTTHVIPLAYGFIFIGGILLNGVAAWIFLHVPSKKSFVVYLKNIVAADLLMSLTFPFKILSDAEIGPWQLNVIVCRYSAVIFYLNMYVGITFFGLIGFDRYYKIVKPMLTSFVHTVNYSKIVSVVVWALLMFLSLPNIILTNQSATEKNSKKCVNLKSELGLQWHKASSYICLGIFWTVFLLLIIFYSAISRKIYSSYRKFRRNSTVTREKINRNIFSIMFVFIICFVPYHLCRLPYTLSQTGSQFSCQSSKNLFYAKEFTLLLSAANVCLDPIIYFFLCKPFREKLYQQLHLKLTTSGEIENSRSRRSNTT; encoded by the coding sequence ATGTCCAACTCAAGTGTAAACACTTCAGGAAACAACTGTACTTACAACTCAACAGTAACTACTCATGTCATTCCACTGGCTTATGGATTCATTTTCATAGGAGGAATCCTGCTAAACGGTGTAGCAGCATGGATTTTCCTACATGTTCCTAGCAAGAAAAGCTTTGTCGTTTATCTCAAGAACATTGTTGCTGCTGACCTTCTTATGAGCCTgactttccccttcaaaattcTTAGTGATGCGGAAATTGGGCCTTGGCAGCTCAACGTTATTGTCTGCCGATATTCTGCTGTTATTTTTTACCTAAATATGTATGTTGGAATAACATTTTTTGGCCTCATAGGGTTTGACAGATACTACAAAATTGTAAAGCCTATGCTTACCTCCTTTGTTCACACAGTTAATTACAGCAAGATTGTCTCTGTAGTCGTATGGGCATTGCTCATGTTTTTATCACTGCCAAATATTATTTTAACTAACCAAAGTGCTACAGAGAAGAATTCCAAAAAGTGTGTAAATCTTAAAAGTGAGCTTGGACTACAATGGCATAAGGCTTCAAGCTATATTTGCCTAGGAATTTTCTGGACTGTGTTTCTTCTGTTaatcattttttacagtgcaatatcAAGAAAAATATATAGTTCCTACAGAAAGTTCAGGAGAAATTCAACAGTAACTAGGGAAAAAATCAATCGCAATATATTCAGCATCATGTTTGTATTTATCATTTGTTTTGTGCCATATCATCTTTGCAGACTTCCATACACATTAAGTCAAACTGGGTCTCAGTTCTCCTGTCAGTCAAGCAAAAATCTGTTCTATGCAAAAGAATTTACTCTGTTACTGTCCGCTGCAAATGTGTGCCTTGACCCCATTATTTATTTCTTTCTCTGCAAGCCCTTTAGAGAAAAGTTATACCAACAACTGCATCTCAAGCTGACAACTTCGGGTGAAATAGAAAACTCTAGATCCAGAAGGTCAAACACTACATGA
- the GPR171 gene encoding G-protein coupled receptor 171, which yields MSLSNISNCSVYRQLEPFTYFYYLIFLIGFIGSCFALWAFTQKDQKQKCMSIYLINLLTADFLLTLALPVKIIVDLGIAPWRLRIFHCQVTACLIYINMYLSIIFLGFVSMDRCLQLMHSTKIYRIQEPGFAKMLSAVVWIMVLLIMVPNMVIPIKEIEQKPTVGCIDFKTTVGKDWHVFTNFICTAIFLNFSAMILISNFLVVRQLYLNKYSKSYANVKKAQINILLVTAGYIMCFVPYHIVRIPYTLSQSDAITDCLLKQSLFKAKESTLLLAVLNLCFDPILYFYLSKTFRLKITETFIAHKETKILTGEGVH from the coding sequence ATGTCCTTAAGCAATATCTCAAATTGCAGTGTCTACAGACAACTGGAACCATTTACCTATTTTTACTACTTAATTTTCCTCATTGGATTTATTGGGAGTTGTTTTGCCCTATGGGCATTCACTCAAAAGGATCAGAAACAAAAATGTATGAGCATCTATCTAATTAACCTCCTAACAGCTGATTTCCTGTTGACTCTGGCATTGCCAGTAAAAATAATTGTTGACTTAGGTATTGCCCCCTGGAGACTGAGGATATTCCATTGCCAGGTCACAGCTTGCCTCATCTATATTAACATGTATTTATCAATCATATTTTTGGGATTTGTAAGCATGGACCGCTGCCTTCAGTTAATGCACAGTACTAAGATCTATCGAATCCAAGAACCTGGATTTGCCAAGATGTTATCTGCAGTTGTATGGATAATGGTTCTCCTTATAATGGTACCTAACATGGTGATTCCAATCAAAGAAATAGAACAAAAGCCTACTGTGGGGTGTATTGATTTCAAAACAACAGTTGGAAAAGATTGGCATGTGTTTACTAATTTCATATGTACAGCAATATTCCTGAATTTTTCAGCCATGATACTTATTTCCAATTTTCTTGTTGTTAGACAACTTTACCTAAACAAATACAGCAAGAGTTATGCAAATGTAAAGAAAGCTCAGATAAATATACTGTTAGTAACAGCAGGCTACATCATGTGTTTCGTTCCTTACCACATTGTTCGGATCCCCTATACTTTGAGCCAGAGTGATGCTATAACCGATTGTCTTCTGAAACAATCCCTCTTTAAAGCAAAGGAATCCACTCTGCTGTTGGCAGTGTTGAATCTCTGTTTTGAtcctattttatatttttatctttcCAAGACATTTAGACTAAAAATTACTGAGACTTTTATAGCACATAAAGAAACAAAGATTCTCACAGGAGAAGGAGTACATTGA